ACGCGGCAGAACGGGCAGCCGGTGGCGATGGCCGAGGCACCGGTGTCCAGCGCCTCCTCGGTGCGCTCCTGGTTGACGCGCTTGCCGATGTGCTCTTCCATCCACATCCTGGCGCCACCCGCACCACAGCACAGGCCGCGGTCGGCGTGCCGGGGCATCTCGGTGAGCTTGGCGCCTGCCGCGCCGACCAGCTCACGCGGCGCCTCGTACTCCTTGTTGTGGCGACCGAGGAAGCAGGGATCGTGGTAGGTGACATCCTGGCCGACGGGGTTGATCGGGATGAGCCGCTTCTCGCGGACCAGGCGGTTGAGCAGCTGGGTGTGGTGCACGACCTGGTAGTCGGATCCGAGCTGCGGGTATTCGCGGTTGATCGTGTTGTAGCAGTGCGGGCAGGTCACGACGACCTTGCGCTTGGCGGTCTCGACACCCTCGAACAGCTCGTTGATGGTCTCGACGTTCTGCGCGGCCAGCTGCTGGAACAGGAACTCGTTACCCGCGCGGCGGGCCGAGTCGCCGGTGCAGGTCTCACCGGTGCCGAGCACCAGGAACTTCACACCCGCGGTGGCCAGCAATTCGGCGACGGCCTTGGTGGTCTTCTTGGCGCGGTCCTCGTAGGCGCCGGCGCAGCCGACCCAGAACAGGTACTCGAACCCGTCGAAGGACTCCACGTCCTGGCCGTAGACCGGGACGTCGAAGTCGACCTCGTCGATCCAGTTGGTGCGGTCCTTGGCGTTCTGGCCCCAGGGGTTGCCCTTGTTCTCCAGGTTCTTGAACAGCACACCGAGCTCACCGGGGAACTCGGATTCGACCATCACCTGGTAGCGGCGCATGTCGACGATGTGGTCGATGTGCTCGATGTCCACCGGGCACTGCTCGACGCAGGCGCCGCAGTTCGTGCAGGACCACAGCACGTCGGGGTCGATGACGCCGCCCTGCTCGGCGGTGCCGACCAGCGGGCGCAGCGCCTGCTCGGGGCCGGAACCCTCGATGCGCGCGAAGCCGTCCTCGGGCACACCGTGTCCGTGCAGGCTGTCGCCGAGCTCGGCGAAGTCGACCGAGCCCTCCTCGGGCATGGGCTTGCCCTCGATCAGGTAGGGCGCCTTGGCGAACATGTGGTCGCGCAGGTTCATGATGACGAGCTTGGGCGACAGCGGCTTACCGGTGTTCCAGGCGGGGCACTGCGATTGGCAACGTCCGCACTCGGTACAGGTGGTGAAGTCGAGGTAGCCCTTCCAGGTGAAGTCCTCGATCTTGCCGCGGCCGAACACCGCGTCGTCGGCGGGATCGTCGAAGTCGATCTTCTCGCCCTTGTGCTCCATCGGCAGCAGCGGGCCGAGGCCGTCGGGCAGCCGCTTGAAGGTGACGTTGATGGGCGCCAGACCGATGTGCAGGTGCTTGGAGTGCAGCACGATCAGCAGGAACACCAGCATGACGCCGATGTGGCCCATGAGCGCCAGCGTCTCGATCCACATGTTCGCGGTCGCACCCAGCGGGGCCAGCAGCCAGGCCACACCGTCGGAGAGGAACGCGCCGCTCTGGTAGGGGAACTCTTCGCCGAGCACGTTCACCGCGGCACCGCGGAACAGTGCGTAGGTCGCGATGACCAGGAAGATCATGAACAGGATCTCCCAGGCGCCACCGGTGTGCGAACCGTAGAACCGGGATTCGCGTCCGATCTTCTTGGGCTCGCGGGCGATACGGATGATCGCGAAGGTGACGATGCCCAGGAACACCATGAGCGCGAAGAAGTCCTGCAGGAAGCCCAGCACGGCCCAGCGGCCGACGAACGGGATGTGGAACTCGGGGTCGAACAGGACGCCGTAGGCCTCCAGGTACACCGTGGCCAGGACGAAGAAGCCCCACATCGTGAAGAAATGCGCGATGCCGGGGATGGACCACTTGAGGAGCTTCGACTGGGCGAAGACTTCCTTGTTCTGGTTGAGGAAGCGGCGGACGAGATCGTCTTTGCGGCCGCGTTCGTCGCCGAGCTTCTGGCCCGAACTGATCAGCTTGGTGAGCCACAGGACGCGCTTTGCAGCAAACACCAACACGACGGCGGTCATCAGCAGTCCGAGGATCAATCTGCTGATTTCGAGAGTGTGCTGCACGGCGTGCCTCCCAGTGGTTTTTAGTTACTAGCCGGTAACTTGAGTGCGGTTACTCATGGGTAACTTAGGCTAGTTGCCTGCTCATAGTTACATCACCAAAGTTGGCGCCGCTAGCAAGGCTGTCCTAACTAGTTGGTTGGCTATCTTGAGAGCCGTCCGGCTCGATCGCTCAGGCGGGCGTTCCGAGCAGCGCGCGCAGCATCGACAGCATCTCCGAACGGGACTCCGCACCAAGCCGGCGACGGATGCGGGCGACGTGATGCTCGACGGTCTTGGCCGAGATGAACAACTGGCTGCCGATATCGCGGTAGGGCATACCGAGCAGAAGGAGTTCGGCCACCTCGCGCTCGCGGTCGGACAGCGTCGACGACGCCGTCGGGCGGGCCGGCGCGGAATCGGGTGACGCGGCCGGATCGGTGCCTGGCACTGGGCCGTCGGGTCTGTGGGCAAGATCACCGTCGGATTCGTCCGGGTCGGCCATGGTGATCTTGAGATCACGGGCCAGTTGCAGCATCAGCCCCGAGATCCGTGGATCCGGGGTCTGTAGTGCCGCCTGACTCGCCAGCCGCGTCGCATCCCAGGTGAGTCCGAACTGCGCCAGGCCGTTGGCGGCCGCGGTGACCTCATCGACATCGACCTGATTGGCCAACACCCGAAGCCAGGTACGGCCCGCCGACGCGAGCGCACGGGCGAACGTGCTGCGCGGCGCCGCCGTCGTCAGCGCGTGCCCGTGTGGTGCCACGGCGTCGGGGGAGTTGGACAGGATGCCGGCATGCACGCCCGCCCAGTGCAACGGCACCGACCACAGCACCGGTTTGCCGAGGCGATCCAGCAGGTCGAACGCGGTGTCGACGTGATGCTGAACCTGGTCGACCAGGCGTAACCGGGCCGCCGCCACCCACAGCTCCCCGAGCGGCAGCAGAGAGTAGAGGTCCAGCGAGTACTCCGAGAGCACCTCCATGGCCGCATACCAGTGCTTCTGCACCCCGCCGCTGTCACCGTTGCGGCGCGCGATCGCGGTGCGCAATGCCGCCGCCCACAGCGCGTCGCGGCGATGCAATGTCGCACCGTCGGTCGCGGCGACCTCGGCGGCCGCCCCGGCCAACCGGCCGTCGAGCATCCGGGACCAACCCCAGATCAGTCGATGCCGATGGGCGGTGAAGGGTTCGGGATGTGCGCGCGTCGCCCTGCCGATGACGCTGCGGGCACGCACGGCGTCGCCACCGTGCAACGCGGCGAGGGTGACCAGCGCGGACGGGCTGTCCGGGATGACGACCGATATCGGGTTGTCGGCCGTGACAGCTTGGCTCAACGTGGCGATCGCGGTCGGATACGGCGCCGTCAGCGACTCGAGTAGGCCCTCGGCGAGCCGGCGCGATGCCCGCGCGGTCGAGGTCGGCGGTCCGGCGTCCGGTATCTCCACAGCGGCACGCGCCGCCGAGATATCGCCGGAACCGATCGCCACCACCGCCGCCGCCGATCCGACGACGGCGTCGGGATATGGGCCCAGCCAGGCGAACACATCGGCAGCCTGTGCGGCGCCACCATCGTGGACGGCGACGCTGGCCGCGACCCGGACCGCGGCGGCGCGCTGGACCGGATCGGTCGCGGAGAGCAGTTCGTCGGCCAACCGCGCCGCGGCCGCGCAGTCCCCGGTGAGCGCGAGCGCGTCGGCGAGTTCGGCACTGAGCTCGGTCGAGCCGGCGTCGGCGGCCGCGCGGTACAACCGGGCCGCCTGCGCCGATTGGTTGCGGTGGACTGCGGCCAGGTCCGCCAGCGCCGCAGCCAATTGCGGATCTCGCAGCCCGTGCTCGGCCATGGCGAGAGCCAGATCGACTGTCAGCGTGGACAGCTGGACCTGGGTGCGCAGCAATGACAGTTCGAGGTCGTGATGGCGAGCGGCGCCGACGATCTCGGCGGCCGCGCGATGCACGGTGCTGACGAAACCACGGTGCCTGCCGGCGGCGAGCAGACCGCCGGCGTGCGCCTCGTCGACCAACTGCCGGGCCGGATCGATGTCCAGGCCCAGCGCCGCGGCGATGTCATCGGCCCCCAGGCCGGACGTCAGCGAGCACAGCAGCAGGGTGTCCAGGACCGGTTGTGGCAGCTGGCGTAGCCGTTCCAGCAACGCGAAACGGGCCGAATCGGCCGGCGCGCGGTGCGGGGCGGACACCGCCGCGCTCACCAGGAACGGCAGACCGGCGGTCGCGGCCTGCACCGCCGCGACGAACCCCGGGTCGGGCGCGGCGCCGGTCCGTTCGGCCGCGATGCGGTGGATCTCGGCTCCTGACCACGGGCCGAGCGCGACCGGGGGTCCCTCTCTGGTGAAGGCAATGCTCAAGGCGCGCAGGGAATCCCGGTGGGTCGACAGCTCACAGGCCACCACGACGGTGCGATCGGTGTCGGCCGCGAGCTCGGTCAACACGGCCAGCTGGCCGTCGTCGAGGAGGTGTGCATCGTCGATGATCACGGCGCCGGAAACGGCTTCCCTGGCCTGCGGGACCCGGCTCAGCACGGGAACCCCGGCACTGCGCAGCGCGGTGCGCACCGTGCCGAGCAACGTCGTCTTACCGGTGCCGATCCCGCCGGTGACCAGCATCCGAACCGGATCGGCCGGTGCCTGCAGCAGCGCCGGGATCACGGTCGGACTAGGCGGCGCCGTCTATGACGGGATCCACCGGCTCGGGCGCCGGCTCGGGCGCCGGTTCGGGGGCCGGGGCCGCTGTGGTGGTGACGACCGGCTGCGTGGTGGTCACCGGCGGCTGGGTGGTGGTCACCGGTGGAGTCGTCGTCGTGGGCGGCGTCGTGGTGGTCGTGGTCGTCGTCGTGGTGGTCGTCGTTGTCGTGGTGGTGGTCGTGGTGGTCGTCGACGACGTGGTGGACGGCGTCGTCGTCGTGGTGCTGCTGGACGGGGGCGGCGGTGGCGGCGGGATCTCCGAGGTGGTGACGACGCCGTTCTCACCGGTGACGGTGACCGTTTGGGTGGTCTGCACCGGCTCGGTCGAGAAGCTGGTCGCGGTTTCGGTGACCGGACCGCTGGGGCCGCTGTTGCCGGTCAGCGTGACCGCCAGCCCGCCGACGGCCAGCAGTGCCGCGGCGGCCGCGGCGCCGAACAGCAGCGGTGGCCGCTTGTACCAAGGCAGTGGGGCCGGTTCGGCGGGGTAGTCGTCCTCACCGGTGGCGAACTCGAGCTGCGGGCGGGCATCGGTAGGGCTTGGCGTGTAACCGGTTTGATAATCCGGCCCCTGATACGGCACGGGCTCACCGGTGGGGGCGTCCTCGTCTTGGGACCAGGCCAACCCACCCGACGGTCCCTCCTCGGCCGGGGGCGCGGCGCCGGCCCAACCCATCGTCGGCGCCATCCCGGTCGGTGCCGAATCCGGCGATGCCGCCGGGGCCAGCCCGGTCGCCGCACCGGCCTCCGACGCCAGGTCGGCCACCAGTGCCGCACCCGCGGCCACGCCGGCGGCGGCCAGCGGCGCGGTGCTCACCGGGGCCTGCAGACGTTCGGAAAGCCGCTGCGTGACAAGCGGAATGGCCGCACCGCCACCGACGGTCGCGACCGCTGAGATGTCACCGGGGCCGATGTTGTTGTGCTGCAACAGCTCGTCGATGGCGCCGAGCAGGCCGTTGAGCGGGGCTTCGATGAGCTGCTCGAGCTCGGATCGGGTGACCCGGACCTCGGAGCTGAATCCGGGCAGTTCGGCCGGGATCGCGGTCGCCGTTTCGGCGGACAGCCGCTCCTTGGCGCGGCGGCATTCGTCGCGCAACCGGCCCAGCGATCCCACGGCCGCGGTTCCGGCCGGGTCCGCCGCGCCGGCGTCGGCGATTCCGTTGATGACGTGATTGAGCAGTGCCTGGTCGATCTGATCGCCGGAGAACTCCGGGTAGCGCAGCGTCGCGCCGATCGGGGCGAGCTGGGCGCCGGCGTCGGCCAGCGTCACGCTGGTGCCGCTGCCACCGAGATCTACGAGGGCGACAACGCCGGAGGACGGCAGATTGCCGGAGGTGCGCAGACCGGCAAGTGCGGCAATGGAATCCGGCACCAGTGCGGCATTGGCCAGGCCCGGCTTGCTGCGCAACGCCCCCTGCAGAGCGGCCACCACATTGCCGGACCAGTGGGCAGGGACCGCGATGGTGATCGGATTGCCGCCGCCGACCGTGTGGGCCATCGCGTCGAGTGCCTCGGCGAGCACCTGTTCGCCCCGGTGCGAGGAGCCGTCGGAAGCGACCAGCGGAACCGGGTCGCCGACCCGGTCGACGAACCCGCCGAGCACCAGGCCCTGGCCGCTCAGGTTCGGGTTTTCGCTCGGGACGCCCACCTCGGGGGCCCGGTCGGTGAACACGGTCAGCACGGACCGTCGGGTGACCGGCGCCCGACCCGCGCGGGCCGCCACCAAATTGGTCGCCCCGACGGACAATCCCAGCGAGTCGCTCATGGAGCGGCCCCTCCCTTGTCTTTGCTCATCAGTCCTGCCACACCTTATCGGCTGGGATCCCGCCGAAGCGGTAATCCCCCTAACGTGTCGAAACCCCTAATGGGCGATCCCCTAATGGGCGATGTCGGCGGGTGGGTTCAACACCGATCTCGTGGACCGCCGTCGTGGATAACATCGGTGCACGAGCGTCAGATGTAACGGACTTCAGGGACGGGGATTCATGAGTAACTCGCTGCTCGACTTCGTGATGGCGGTGGTGCGTGACCCCGATGTCGCGGCCAGCTACGCCGCCGACCCCACCCAGGCGATCGCCGATGCCGGGCTGACCGACGTCACGATCGCCGATGTGAACCAGCTGATTCCGGTGGTCAGCGAGACCGTGGCTCCCGCCGCGGACGCCAACGTCTGGGCCACGGGTGCGGCGACCGCGGCGTTCGACGCCTTCGGGATCGACGATGCGGTCCCCACAACGGTCGATGACCTGCACCATCTCGATATTCCCTCCGTGGTCGACACGGCGCCGGAGATCCACGATGCCGGTTCCACCCTCGACGACGTGTTCGCAAGTCAGGATCTTCCGGTGAGTCCGGTGATCGTCGACGAGCCGGTCGCCGATCCGGTGTTCGAACCGATCGACACCGACTGGTCGGTGCCCGAGCAGTCCGTCGATCCCGAGCATCACGACTTTCACAGCTTCGACTGATCCGTAGAGGACGAGCCCGCCCACAGCCACTGTGGGCGGGCTTTTTCTTGTGCAGATGCCGATCCCCGGAGGTATCCCCTAATCCCCTAATGGGGGCGTCCCCTAGACCCCTGTACGGGGTTCATGGGGGAGGGGAATCAACCCCGTTTCCGGGGCGTCGGCGGGTCCATAACGTTGTCTTCAGTTCGCCGGACCATCCAGCGACAGGAACAAAGCCTCCTGAGCCAAGATCGAGAAAGGCACCGAAATGACCACCATCATCGACTACATCCTCGACCTGTTCCGCAGCCCCGACGTGGCCGGCGCCTTCATCGCCGACCCGGAGCAGGCGCTGCGCGATGCCGGTCTGCCCAACGTCACCGCGGCCCAGCTGCATGCCGTCGCCGCCACCGCCGCCCCGGCCGGTGTCGCCCTCGGGGGCGGGGACCCCATCCTCGGCCTGCAGCGCGCGGTTGCCGATCACCACAGCCTGGCCAACTCGTTCGCCCCGGTGTACGCCCCGCAGCGCACCTTCGCCCCGGAGACCGATATCGCCAGCCACAACCGCACCAACGCCGAATTCCTCAGCCCGGACCAGAGCTCGGGGGCCAACTCTCAGGTCGGCGGCTTCAACCTGGGCTTCGGCGACATCACCTTCGGCAACAAGACCGCCAACACCGCCACCGACGGCGGCGTCGTGGTCGACGG
This DNA window, taken from Mycolicibacterium neoaurum, encodes the following:
- a CDS encoding Hsp70 family protein; translated protein: MSDSLGLSVGATNLVAARAGRAPVTRRSVLTVFTDRAPEVGVPSENPNLSGQGLVLGGFVDRVGDPVPLVASDGSSHRGEQVLAEALDAMAHTVGGGNPITIAVPAHWSGNVVAALQGALRSKPGLANAALVPDSIAALAGLRTSGNLPSSGVVALVDLGGSGTSVTLADAGAQLAPIGATLRYPEFSGDQIDQALLNHVINGIADAGAADPAGTAAVGSLGRLRDECRRAKERLSAETATAIPAELPGFSSEVRVTRSELEQLIEAPLNGLLGAIDELLQHNNIGPGDISAVATVGGGAAIPLVTQRLSERLQAPVSTAPLAAAGVAAGAALVADLASEAGAATGLAPAASPDSAPTGMAPTMGWAGAAPPAEEGPSGGLAWSQDEDAPTGEPVPYQGPDYQTGYTPSPTDARPQLEFATGEDDYPAEPAPLPWYKRPPLLFGAAAAAALLAVGGLAVTLTGNSGPSGPVTETATSFSTEPVQTTQTVTVTGENGVVTTSEIPPPPPPPSSSTTTTTPSTTSSTTTTTTTTTTTTTTTTTTTTTTPPTTTTPPVTTTQPPVTTTQPVVTTTAAPAPEPAPEPAPEPVDPVIDGAA
- a CDS encoding Rv0340 family IniB-related protein; translation: MSNSLLDFVMAVVRDPDVAASYAADPTQAIADAGLTDVTIADVNQLIPVVSETVAPAADANVWATGAATAAFDAFGIDDAVPTTVDDLHHLDIPSVVDTAPEIHDAGSTLDDVFASQDLPVSPVIVDEPVADPVFEPIDTDWSVPEQSVDPEHHDFHSFD
- the iniR gene encoding isoniazid response ATPase/transcriptional regulator IniR; its protein translation is MIPALLQAPADPVRMLVTGGIGTGKTTLLGTVRTALRSAGVPVLSRVPQAREAVSGAVIIDDAHLLDDGQLAVLTELAADTDRTVVVACELSTHRDSLRALSIAFTREGPPVALGPWSGAEIHRIAAERTGAAPDPGFVAAVQAATAGLPFLVSAAVSAPHRAPADSARFALLERLRQLPQPVLDTLLLCSLTSGLGADDIAAALGLDIDPARQLVDEAHAGGLLAAGRHRGFVSTVHRAAAEIVGAARHHDLELSLLRTQVQLSTLTVDLALAMAEHGLRDPQLAAALADLAAVHRNQSAQAARLYRAAADAGSTELSAELADALALTGDCAAAARLADELLSATDPVQRAAAVRVAASVAVHDGGAAQAADVFAWLGPYPDAVVGSAAAVVAIGSGDISAARAAVEIPDAGPPTSTARASRRLAEGLLESLTAPYPTAIATLSQAVTADNPISVVIPDSPSALVTLAALHGGDAVRARSVIGRATRAHPEPFTAHRHRLIWGWSRMLDGRLAGAAAEVAATDGATLHRRDALWAAALRTAIARRNGDSGGVQKHWYAAMEVLSEYSLDLYSLLPLGELWVAAARLRLVDQVQHHVDTAFDLLDRLGKPVLWSVPLHWAGVHAGILSNSPDAVAPHGHALTTAAPRSTFARALASAGRTWLRVLANQVDVDEVTAAANGLAQFGLTWDATRLASQAALQTPDPRISGLMLQLARDLKITMADPDESDGDLAHRPDGPVPGTDPAASPDSAPARPTASSTLSDREREVAELLLLGMPYRDIGSQLFISAKTVEHHVARIRRRLGAESRSEMLSMLRALLGTPA
- a CDS encoding (Fe-S)-binding protein; its protein translation is MTAVVLVFAAKRVLWLTKLISSGQKLGDERGRKDDLVRRFLNQNKEVFAQSKLLKWSIPGIAHFFTMWGFFVLATVYLEAYGVLFDPEFHIPFVGRWAVLGFLQDFFALMVFLGIVTFAIIRIAREPKKIGRESRFYGSHTGGAWEILFMIFLVIATYALFRGAAVNVLGEEFPYQSGAFLSDGVAWLLAPLGATANMWIETLALMGHIGVMLVFLLIVLHSKHLHIGLAPINVTFKRLPDGLGPLLPMEHKGEKIDFDDPADDAVFGRGKIEDFTWKGYLDFTTCTECGRCQSQCPAWNTGKPLSPKLVIMNLRDHMFAKAPYLIEGKPMPEEGSVDFAELGDSLHGHGVPEDGFARIEGSGPEQALRPLVGTAEQGGVIDPDVLWSCTNCGACVEQCPVDIEHIDHIVDMRRYQVMVESEFPGELGVLFKNLENKGNPWGQNAKDRTNWIDEVDFDVPVYGQDVESFDGFEYLFWVGCAGAYEDRAKKTTKAVAELLATAGVKFLVLGTGETCTGDSARRAGNEFLFQQLAAQNVETINELFEGVETAKRKVVVTCPHCYNTINREYPQLGSDYQVVHHTQLLNRLVREKRLIPINPVGQDVTYHDPCFLGRHNKEYEAPRELVGAAGAKLTEMPRHADRGLCCGAGGARMWMEEHIGKRVNQERTEEALDTGASAIATGCPFCRVMITDGVDEVATASDREKAEVLDVAQLLLASLETSLYTLPEKGTAAKWSAELAEKRAEAEAAAAPAVEEVAEAEAVAEETAAPAKAAAPAAAAPVKGLGIAGAAKRPGAKKAAPAASASTAEAPAAETAAPVKGLGIAGGAKRPGAKKAAPAASAPAAAPAESTPAEPAKPEPEVKGLGIASGARRPGAKKAAPAKAAPNEGEPTVTQPPNVDPDKAEAGAKQDTADSDMGLEESKPEPPVVGLGIAAGARRPGAKKAAAPKPAAAPEPAEVPEAAEAAEPPAPAEAEPAAAAPSSNGSGDESRVVGDEPPVKGLGIAKGARRPGKR